The following is a genomic window from Amycolatopsis sp. BJA-103.
CCGAAGTGAGGGTATCCGCGACCTTCCTGCGCACCTGGTCGGTGTAGACGTCGAGCCCGAGATTCCGGTTGACCGAGAACGCGCTCGCGTCCGGGATGGACGGCCAGATCCGCTGTGCCTTCTCCGAAGCCAGGTACTCGATCAGTTTCCTGGCGCGCGGGTTGTCCTGGAACATCCCGGCGAGGTCGGCGGTGACCTCGGAGACATCGCGCCCTGGGAACGAGAGGAAGTCGAAATCGGCTCCGGGCTTCGGCACCGTCCCGTCGGCCCGCTTGACCTTCTCGTAGCGGCTGATGATGAAGGACGGCTGGTGTTCGAGCACGCAGCCCGGCGGTTCGGCGAACATCGGCTTTCCTGCGTCGCCGAAGTCGGTCAGCAGCGCGGCCGCGGCGCCGCCGCGGATCGCGGCGGCCTCGAGCACCGAACCCCAGTCCAGCCAGGCCTGTTTGACCTCGGGAGAGGTCCACTCCAGACTGCCGGACGCCCATTGCCAGTACTTCTCGGGCCCCGCCGAGTGCAGCAGGATGTCTTCGATCCAGTCGGTTCCCGGCCAGCCCGACGCGGGCGGGGCGCCCATCCCGACACACCACGGCGTGCCGCCCGCGGCCGTCAGCCCGGCGGAGTACGCGCGGAGGCCCTCGAACGTCGTCGGGCGGATCCCGGTCAGCTTGGCCGGGTTGTACCAGATCACGCTCTTGAGATCGGCCTTCACCGCGACCGTGTAGAGATCCTGGGTGCCGATCTTCTGCAGGGCGACCCATTGCGGGCTGAAGGACCGCGTGACGGTGGCCGAGAGCTCGTCGCCGAGCGGCAGCAGGTCGCCCGACTTCCGGTACTTCGCCAGCACCCCGGCGTTGGGCAGGACGGCCACGTCCGGCGGCGTGCCGCGCTGGACGTCCGAGGCGAGGACCTGGTCGACGGCACGGGTGCCCTGATAGAGGTGGCTGATCCCGGTGTCGGCCGTGAACGCTTCCAGCACCTGCCGGAACGCGTCCTCCTCGGCGTCGGTCCATGACGCGAGCACGACCACCGGCCGGTCGTCGGCGGGCGCCGAGCAGCCGCCCGCGAGCAGCGACAGCGCCATGATCAAGGCCAGCGACCGTTTCACGGGCGGTACCGGTATTCCTCGACGCGGGCGTGCATCCCGAGCAGGATCAGCCCGCCGGCGAGCAGGGTGCCCGCCGGGATCAGGAACTCCCGGACGCCGGATTCGGCCGCACCGTAGGCGTCGGCCGCCACGGCCCGCGCCCCCGCCGTGGCCACTCGCGTGTTGTCCGTCTCCACGGTGCCGGCTTGTCGTGCCCGCACCCGGAATTCGTCGGCGGTCACGCCGCATCCCTGCTCCTCGTCGCAGTACTCGCCCAGCAGGTCGGCGAGCCGTCGCTGGCCCGCGTCGTCGGCCGCCTGGATCTGCGCGTCCCTGGCGGTGGCGACGCCGTCGAGCCGCTCCCCCACCGAATCCAGCCGGTCGCGGCTGACCAGGGTGAACACCAGGGCCACCCCGATCGCGGCGACCAGCACGGTCGCCGCGAGCAGCGGGACGTTGGCCACGCGGCGGAAGCGTTTCTTCAGGTACAGCTGAGTGAGGACCAGCAGCACCAGCAGGGCCAGGACCGGCAGGAGCCACAGCGGGAGCGTCGCGAGGCTCACCCCGGTGGACGACAGTTGCTTGTCCAGGGCCTCACGCTGCCCGGCCTGCAACGATTCCAGCTCGTCCAGGACACCACCGGGGGCGTGCAGCAGCCGCGAGGCGTGCCACAGGTCGACAGCGCCCAGAACGGGGGCGTCCGGCTGACGGAAGTGCACGTCGGCCTGCCCGATGGAGCCCGAGTAGGCCGCGACCTGGCTTTCCACCACCTGCAACGCGTTACCGCCCGCCGCACCGGCCTGGTTGAACTCCGCGATCCGCGCGAGGCTCTGGCTGGCCAGTGACAGCTGATTCGAGTACTCCTGCCCCGGGCCGGCGAGTTTCGCCTCGCCGGAGGCGAAACTGGTGATCGCGGCGGCGTCGGCGGCCACCAGCGCGGCCCGCGCGGCGGTCACTTCGAGCACCGCCTGCGACGTCCGGTCGCGGACGGTCTCCGCGGTGCTCTGGACACTGTGGAACGCCCACAGCGAGAGCACCAGTACCGCGAGGGTGAGCGCCAGCAGTGCGGTGCGGAGCCGCACCAGCCGCACCCGGGTCGCCGTCACGAATCCGCCCCGTCGAGCGCTCTCCTGCAGCCGACGCAGAAGGTCGCCCAGCCGGGAGACAACTCGTGACAGACGGGACAGGCGACCGGCGGCACGTCGGCGGGTTCGGGCATCGGCCGATCTTCCTGCGCCGAAGCGATTTTCGAAACCCTCGAGGGGACGACGAGATGCAGGATGGC
Proteins encoded in this region:
- a CDS encoding ABC transporter substrate-binding protein, which gives rise to MKRSLALIMALSLLAGGCSAPADDRPVVVLASWTDAEEDAFRQVLEAFTADTGISHLYQGTRAVDQVLASDVQRGTPPDVAVLPNAGVLAKYRKSGDLLPLGDELSATVTRSFSPQWVALQKIGTQDLYTVAVKADLKSVIWYNPAKLTGIRPTTFEGLRAYSAGLTAAGGTPWCVGMGAPPASGWPGTDWIEDILLHSAGPEKYWQWASGSLEWTSPEVKQAWLDWGSVLEAAAIRGGAAAALLTDFGDAGKPMFAEPPGCVLEHQPSFIISRYEKVKRADGTVPKPGADFDFLSFPGRDVSEVTADLAGMFQDNPRARKLIEYLASEKAQRIWPSIPDASAFSVNRNLGLDVYTDQVRRKVADTLTSASALCFDASDLMPATMTGAFYRAVLEYLSNRDRLDILLRQLDDVRKSIQPGEWLKIQCGQ